The following are encoded together in the Mycolicibacterium arabiense genome:
- a CDS encoding demethylmenaquinone methyltransferase, with protein sequence MSRASLDKKPHEVASMFDGVARRYDITNTVLSLGQDRFWRKATRSALRIGPGDRVLDLAAGTAVSTVELATSGAWCVACDFSVGMLAAGAQRPVPKVAGDATRLPFDDETFDAVTISFGIRNVVDHEAGLREMARVTRPGGRLVVCEFSTPTNAMFATAYKEYLMKALPRMATVVSSNPDAYVYLADSIRAWPTQSELAQRISSAGWSDVRWRNLSGGIVALHAAVKPA encoded by the coding sequence GTGAGCAGGGCGTCGCTGGACAAGAAGCCGCACGAGGTCGCGTCGATGTTCGACGGCGTCGCTCGCCGCTACGACATCACCAACACCGTGCTCTCGCTCGGCCAGGACCGGTTCTGGCGGAAGGCGACGCGCTCGGCACTGCGCATCGGACCCGGCGACCGCGTCCTCGACCTCGCCGCGGGCACCGCCGTCTCGACCGTGGAACTGGCCACTTCGGGCGCGTGGTGCGTGGCGTGTGACTTCTCGGTCGGCATGCTCGCCGCGGGCGCGCAGCGGCCCGTGCCGAAGGTGGCCGGTGACGCGACGCGACTGCCGTTCGACGACGAGACGTTCGACGCGGTGACGATCAGCTTCGGCATCCGCAACGTCGTCGACCACGAGGCGGGCCTGCGCGAGATGGCGCGGGTGACCCGACCCGGCGGCCGTCTCGTGGTCTGCGAGTTCTCGACGCCGACGAATGCGATGTTCGCGACGGCATACAAGGAGTACCTGATGAAGGCGCTCCCGCGAATGGCGACCGTCGTGTCGTCGAACCCGGACGCCTACGTGTACCTCGCCGACTCGATCCGAGCTTGGCCAACGCAATCGGAACTGGCGCAACGGATTTCGTCAGCCGGTTGGTCCGACGTGCGTTGGCGGAACCTCTCCGGCGGCATCGTGGCGCTGCACGCCGCCGTCAAACCCGCCTGA